In a single window of the bacterium genome:
- a CDS encoding PA0069 family radical SAM protein — MRTTKSPARGAVSNPPGRFAVSKTERDPDIWWDEEPEPDARTEYIPLSVRTIIAKNDSPDIPFSRSINPYNGCEHGCVYCYARPSHAFHDLSPGLDFETRIFYKPDAVARLRAELSKRGYAPEMIALGTNTDPYQPAERRFHLTRGILETLLEFGHPFGIVTKSSLVLRDLDILKAGAAKDLCNVFISVTTLSDDTARKMEPRGAVPAARLRTIRELHAAGVPVGVMVAPVVPGLTDHEIDAICKAAADAGAASGAFQMMRLPFEVKQIFADWLGQKYPDRANRVLNRVRDTRGGELNSAKFGERIRGTGVYAEMIATRFAAARKRYGLDRPVRPLSTEHFRVPPKSGDQMKLV, encoded by the coding sequence ATGCGAACGACCAAAAGCCCGGCGCGAGGCGCCGTCAGCAATCCGCCGGGGCGGTTTGCTGTCTCAAAAACCGAACGCGATCCGGATATCTGGTGGGACGAGGAGCCGGAACCGGACGCGCGCACTGAGTACATTCCGCTTTCGGTGCGGACGATCATCGCGAAAAACGACTCGCCGGACATCCCGTTTTCGCGCTCCATCAATCCCTACAACGGCTGCGAACACGGGTGCGTTTATTGTTATGCGCGCCCGTCGCACGCCTTCCACGACCTGTCGCCGGGCCTGGATTTCGAAACAAGGATTTTCTACAAGCCCGACGCCGTGGCGAGACTGCGCGCCGAATTGTCGAAGCGCGGCTACGCGCCGGAAATGATCGCGCTTGGCACGAACACCGATCCGTACCAGCCGGCCGAGCGCCGCTTTCACCTGACGCGCGGCATCCTCGAGACGCTTCTCGAGTTCGGGCATCCGTTCGGGATCGTGACCAAATCGTCGCTCGTACTGCGCGACCTGGACATTCTGAAGGCCGGCGCGGCCAAGGACCTGTGCAATGTCTTCATCAGCGTGACGACGCTATCGGACGACACCGCGCGCAAGATGGAGCCGCGCGGCGCCGTACCCGCCGCGCGCCTGCGAACGATCCGCGAATTGCACGCGGCGGGCGTGCCGGTGGGCGTGATGGTCGCGCCGGTCGTGCCGGGCCTGACCGATCACGAGATCGACGCGATCTGCAAGGCGGCGGCCGATGCGGGCGCGGCGAGCGGCGCGTTTCAGATGATGCGCCTGCCGTTTGAGGTCAAGCAGATCTTTGCCGACTGGCTCGGGCAGAAATACCCTGACCGTGCCAATCGCGTATTGAACCGCGTGCGCGATACGCGCGGCGGCGAGCTGAACTCGGCGAAATTCGGCGAACGCATCCGCGGTACGGGGGTTTACGCGGAGATGATCGCGACGCGCTTTGCCGCCGCAAGGAAGCGATACGGTCTCGATCGGCCGGTGCGCCCGCTTTCGACGGAGCATTTTCGCGTGCCGCCCAAAAGTGGCGATCAGATGAAGCTCGTCTGA
- a CDS encoding PAS domain S-box protein, translating to MPHGFPSSGIPTGFLIPVSALFVLLLVTILLVLRRTLRLRRFIDTAMQLQDTARRIELPHQALEAHAFITALDDRGRVVYANDALARRVGSSPSDLAGVRFADLIADGDALAREMLDALAIDGVWQRVLTFEAPVPLVTESTVITLADKSIRPARYLAVHTDITEHVQTRAALEEREVSYRALVDHSPDGIFVLRDGAIEFANDTGARMLGYGDAQAVAGRPYFPFEAEATGEDVTTLATRALTTGKAIDTTDGVVLRDDGTRLDASFVAIPFAPGGRFGVLVILRDIGKRKAVERAIGEHERLMRSLVSHLGDGLLLVDGLGNVLLANPAAAALFGRAEGEIVGLDVADMIGAQARNKIRDHFGAMNGSQEKTPAPGDAFHSEIRVTRKDGSTFAAEIDVNYMTSRQGALYIATLRDITRRQLEAEALRVAKERAEAASASKSQFLANMSHELRTPLNAIIGFSDLLRASLTSAGDKLGASNSQHIHNAGKHLLALINDILDFAKMDAGLFEVRRKAFDLSQMLTELADTYAEIGRQHSLRFLADIPKRLGHLYGDELRIRQVLVNLLSNAVKYTDVDGRFGMRAWSEGDRAHIEVWDTGVGVPVEQRESIFLPFVQGENPIKKQVSGTGLGLTISKDLVEMHGGTLTLSSEPRHGSSFLITLPGLDTAPQSEVPAERAPAPEPEREPRSVLLLVEDVAGQFRRAEAVLTTLGWRVIWARSGEEAVRLAGSHEPVLVLLDTSLPGEITADVLRSLRAVRGDLPVFAMAPDIGLHGDAPYRQLGFDGLITKPLVRRSIGQKLRNYKPREERAPAAAASDA from the coding sequence ATGCCACACGGATTTCCATCGAGCGGAATCCCGACCGGATTCCTCATCCCGGTCAGCGCGCTGTTTGTCCTTCTTCTCGTCACGATCCTTCTCGTTTTAAGACGCACGCTTCGCCTTCGCCGGTTCATCGACACGGCGATGCAATTGCAGGATACCGCGCGGCGCATCGAGCTGCCGCATCAGGCGCTCGAGGCGCACGCCTTCATTACCGCGCTCGACGATCGAGGGCGCGTCGTGTACGCGAACGACGCCCTCGCACGCCGCGTCGGCTCCTCGCCGTCGGATCTGGCCGGTGTGCGTTTCGCCGATCTGATCGCGGACGGCGACGCCCTGGCGCGCGAGATGCTCGACGCGCTGGCGATCGATGGCGTCTGGCAACGCGTGCTGACATTCGAGGCGCCGGTGCCCCTCGTGACGGAATCCACGGTCATCACGCTCGCGGACAAGTCGATCCGCCCCGCGCGCTACCTGGCCGTGCACACGGACATCACCGAGCACGTGCAGACGCGCGCCGCCCTGGAGGAACGCGAGGTCAGCTATCGCGCGCTCGTCGATCATTCGCCGGACGGCATTTTCGTATTGCGCGACGGTGCGATCGAGTTCGCGAACGATACCGGCGCCCGGATGCTCGGGTACGGCGACGCCCAGGCCGTTGCGGGGCGCCCCTATTTCCCGTTCGAGGCGGAGGCGACCGGCGAGGACGTGACGACCCTGGCCACCCGCGCGCTTACGACCGGAAAGGCGATCGACACGACGGACGGCGTGGTCCTCCGCGATGACGGCACGCGGCTTGACGCCTCGTTCGTGGCCATTCCGTTCGCGCCCGGCGGGCGATTCGGTGTGCTGGTCATTTTGCGCGACATCGGCAAGCGCAAGGCGGTCGAGCGCGCGATCGGCGAGCACGAACGCCTGATGCGTTCGCTCGTCTCGCACCTGGGCGACGGCCTGTTGCTCGTTGACGGACTCGGCAACGTCTTGCTGGCGAATCCCGCGGCGGCCGCCCTGTTCGGGCGCGCGGAAGGCGAAATCGTCGGGCTCGACGTCGCGGACATGATCGGCGCGCAAGCGCGTAACAAGATCCGCGATCACTTCGGCGCGATGAATGGAAGCCAGGAGAAAACCCCCGCTCCGGGCGACGCGTTTCACAGTGAGATACGCGTGACGCGCAAGGACGGCTCGACGTTCGCCGCAGAGATCGACGTCAACTACATGACCTCGCGGCAGGGGGCGCTGTATATCGCGACCCTCCGCGACATCACGCGGCGGCAACTCGAGGCCGAGGCGCTGCGCGTCGCGAAGGAACGCGCCGAGGCGGCGAGCGCCTCGAAAAGCCAGTTCCTCGCGAATATGAGCCATGAGTTGCGAACGCCGCTCAATGCGATCATCGGGTTTTCCGATCTGCTGCGCGCGAGCCTCACATCCGCGGGCGACAAGCTCGGCGCCTCGAACTCGCAGCACATCCATAACGCCGGCAAGCATCTGCTCGCGCTCATCAACGACATTCTCGATTTCGCCAAGATGGACGCGGGGCTTTTCGAAGTGCGCCGCAAGGCGTTCGATCTGTCTCAGATGCTGACGGAATTGGCCGACACCTACGCGGAGATCGGCCGGCAACATTCGTTGCGCTTTCTGGCCGACATCCCCAAGCGCCTCGGCCACCTTTACGGCGACGAACTTCGCATCCGGCAGGTGCTCGTCAACCTTTTATCGAATGCGGTGAAATACACGGATGTGGACGGGCGCTTCGGGATGCGCGCGTGGTCCGAGGGCGATCGCGCGCATATCGAAGTTTGGGATACGGGCGTCGGCGTACCCGTCGAGCAGCGCGAATCGATTTTCCTGCCTTTTGTTCAGGGCGAAAATCCGATCAAGAAACAGGTCTCCGGCACCGGGCTCGGATTGACGATCTCCAAGGACCTTGTCGAGATGCACGGGGGTACGCTCACATTGTCGAGCGAACCGCGCCACGGAAGCAGTTTTCTCATCACCCTGCCCGGCCTGGATACGGCGCCGCAAAGCGAGGTGCCGGCCGAACGCGCGCCGGCGCCCGAACCCGAACGCGAGCCGCGCTCGGTGCTTTTGCTTGTCGAGGACGTCGCCGGGCAGTTCCGCCGCGCGGAGGCGGTGCTGACGACGCTCGGCTGGCGCGTCATCTGGGCGCGCAGCGGCGAGGAGGCGGTCCGTCTCGCGGGCAGTCACGAACCCGTGCTTGTCTTGCTCGACACGAGCCTGCCCGGAGAAATCACGGCGGACGTACTGCGTTCGTTGCGGGCGGTCCGGGGCGATCTACCGGTGTTCGCGATGGCGCCGGACATCGGACTGCACGGCGACGCGCCGTACCGCCAGCTCGGCTTCGACGGCCTGATCACCAAGCCGCTCGTGCGCCGGTCGATCGGCCAAAAACTTCGCAACTACAAGCCGCGCGAGGAACGCGCCCCCGCCGCCGCCGCGAGCGACGCCTAG
- a CDS encoding neutral/alkaline non-lysosomal ceramidase N-terminal domain-containing protein: protein MRKVMDPLGTPSAIGCGARIAAVALAAAVFAFVTPAAAEEKIAMDSSLPDGAVMAGMATVDLTPDLGRFHVSLNGYGDRRKKPARGALDPIMARALVITDREGRSVALVGTDLCYVNTPLRDLVIDRLAADGFTQDNVLIAATHTHAAFSGYDRSFVARLAMGSFDEELRDLTVERIANAVREAQASARPARVSYAMREVENLNRSRLDPGFEHGLGKSTNPVDPLRYPTNRRLSVLRVTALDGTEIGAIVHFTAHPTVLSPKNMAFSADFPSVVYREMENAMGPTAVAIYWNGSLGDTAPMPDWEDTVTEEVRNMEEYGLRVAEKAREVYGAARPLAIDGIRASSVRRAFRDVTIRPIFRWKAPEFISKAFYTTPELAFQAIALGPIRILTVPGEPTTKIGWHIETLCPQETTCLVVAPANGYMGYLTTPSEYETDAYESDSTFFGPTVGDRVKEALAAAIDGL from the coding sequence ATGAGAAAAGTTATGGACCCCTTGGGCACGCCATCCGCGATCGGGTGCGGCGCACGCATCGCGGCCGTGGCTCTTGCGGCGGCGGTGTTTGCGTTCGTCACGCCGGCCGCGGCCGAGGAGAAAATCGCGATGGACTCGTCGCTTCCCGACGGCGCCGTCATGGCCGGCATGGCGACCGTGGATCTCACGCCGGATCTCGGGCGCTTTCACGTCTCGCTGAACGGCTACGGCGACCGCCGCAAGAAACCGGCGCGCGGGGCGCTTGATCCCATCATGGCGCGCGCGCTTGTCATCACCGACCGCGAGGGGCGCAGCGTCGCGCTTGTCGGGACCGACCTGTGTTACGTCAACACCCCGTTGCGCGATCTGGTAATCGACCGGCTTGCCGCGGACGGGTTCACGCAAGACAACGTGCTCATCGCGGCGACGCACACGCACGCGGCCTTTTCCGGGTACGACCGCAGCTTCGTCGCGCGGCTCGCGATGGGGTCGTTCGACGAGGAGCTGCGCGACCTGACCGTCGAACGCATCGCGAACGCGGTGCGCGAGGCGCAGGCCTCCGCACGGCCGGCGCGGGTTTCGTACGCGATGCGCGAGGTCGAGAATCTCAACCGCAGCCGCCTCGACCCGGGTTTCGAACACGGCCTCGGCAAGAGCACGAATCCGGTCGATCCGCTGCGCTACCCGACAAACCGCAGGCTGTCGGTTTTGCGCGTTACCGCGCTCGATGGAACGGAGATCGGCGCGATCGTACATTTCACGGCGCATCCGACGGTGCTGTCTCCCAAGAACATGGCGTTCTCCGCGGATTTCCCGTCCGTCGTCTATCGCGAGATGGAAAACGCGATGGGGCCGACGGCGGTCGCGATCTACTGGAACGGGAGCCTTGGGGATACCGCGCCGATGCCGGACTGGGAAGACACCGTGACCGAGGAAGTGCGGAACATGGAGGAATACGGCCTGCGCGTCGCCGAAAAGGCTCGCGAGGTTTACGGCGCGGCACGGCCGCTGGCGATCGACGGTATTCGCGCCAGCAGCGTGCGCCGCGCGTTTCGCGATGTCACGATCCGCCCGATCTTTCGATGGAAGGCGCCGGAATTCATCTCCAAGGCGTTCTACACCACGCCCGAACTCGCATTTCAGGCGATCGCGCTCGGCCCGATCCGCATCCTGACCGTGCCGGGCGAACCGACGACGAAGATCGGCTGGCATATCGAAACGTTGTGTCCGCAAGAGACGACGTGCCTCGTCGTCGCGCCGGCCAACGGCTATATGGGATACCTGACGACGCCAAGCGAATACGAAACCGACGCCTACGAATCGGATTCGACGTTTTTCGGACCGACCGTCGGCGATCGCGTCAAGGAAGCGCTTGCCGCGGCGATCGACGGCCTTTGA
- a CDS encoding GNAT family N-acetyltransferase has translation MANVPDTRGIILSFDDITVHRLTDDDLTEELERRWNEIASAFGLANVAHTPAWHRHYHARSKTSAAFGVKRAGAWIGFFNLKIGGDAILFTIAEKPIWSVPVSLAEIAYPGVPVPGDDDLLEHVLAGAMEQLRDVDGLRIDAMRLDSPFYRRLKAGERDARGPFAGYIHHVMPEQTRYLIEHEGDKPFLERFSGKTRNTLKRKRKKLAERAGGEVRTTMFTRPGQMDDFFRDALVVYRSTWQHRVLGTTIAAEEERRERGLAAEGLFLGFILYAGDRPIAMCSGNAWNGTFYYNTVGYDPAYQDFSPGLLLLADLTTRLFDEGDAVRRVDLGFGHADYKKMFGTSNYPEAYYVLYHNTPRIRRALRLRRVYTWLYDLALRPIERFNLKARIKKLLR, from the coding sequence ATGGCGAACGTTCCCGATACGCGAGGCATCATTTTGTCGTTTGACGACATCACTGTCCACCGGCTGACCGACGACGACCTGACGGAGGAGCTCGAGCGCCGCTGGAACGAGATTGCGAGCGCGTTTGGGCTTGCGAACGTCGCGCACACGCCCGCGTGGCATCGGCATTACCACGCCCGCAGCAAAACGTCCGCGGCGTTCGGCGTCAAGCGCGCCGGTGCGTGGATCGGCTTTTTCAACCTCAAGATCGGCGGCGACGCCATCCTGTTCACGATCGCGGAAAAACCGATCTGGAGCGTTCCGGTATCGCTCGCGGAGATCGCTTACCCCGGTGTGCCGGTGCCGGGCGACGACGACCTTCTCGAACATGTGCTCGCCGGGGCGATGGAACAGCTTCGCGATGTCGATGGCTTGCGCATCGACGCGATGCGTCTCGATTCGCCTTTTTACCGTCGCCTGAAAGCCGGTGAACGCGACGCGCGCGGCCCGTTCGCCGGATACATCCACCACGTCATGCCCGAGCAGACGCGATATCTGATTGAACACGAAGGCGACAAGCCGTTTCTGGAACGGTTTTCGGGCAAGACGCGAAACACGCTGAAACGCAAAAGAAAAAAGCTCGCGGAGCGCGCCGGCGGCGAGGTCCGCACGACGATGTTTACGCGGCCCGGCCAGATGGACGACTTTTTCCGCGATGCGCTCGTGGTGTACCGATCGACCTGGCAGCACCGCGTCCTCGGCACGACGATCGCCGCCGAGGAGGAGCGGCGCGAGCGAGGCCTGGCGGCTGAGGGCCTGTTCCTGGGCTTCATTCTTTACGCGGGAGACAGACCGATCGCGATGTGCAGCGGCAACGCCTGGAACGGAACTTTTTATTACAACACCGTCGGCTACGATCCCGCGTATCAGGATTTCAGCCCGGGCCTGTTGCTGCTCGCGGATCTGACGACGCGCCTGTTCGACGAGGGCGACGCGGTGCGCCGCGTCGATCTCGGTTTTGGCCATGCCGACTACAAGAAGATGTTCGGCACGTCGAACTATCCGGAGGCCTATTACGTCCTTTATCACAACACGCCGCGCATCCGGCGCGCGTTGCGGCTTCGCCGCGTGTATACGTGGCTTTACGACCTCGCCTTGCGTCCGATCGAACGCTTCAACCTGAAAGCGCGAATCAAGAAGCTGTTGCGCTGA
- a CDS encoding DUF2505 family protein encodes MGRRDEIAKHFEFDDTIGYPIDKVWPIYRDRMPKIAEFLPNIRRIDLVSREETETGVFAVLEWHARARLPGVAARLIPENMMMWTDTATWNNVDHVVHFEITVPALSDAVRVSGVNRFEAEGSTTRVRIGGELRIDIDKIHHVPKVILRTVVPTIESFALSLTKPNLMEANRGVERYIAAQKDKKAK; translated from the coding sequence GATCGGATATCCGATCGACAAGGTGTGGCCCATTTATCGCGACCGGATGCCGAAGATCGCCGAGTTCCTGCCGAATATCCGCCGGATCGATCTGGTGAGCCGCGAGGAAACGGAGACAGGGGTCTTCGCGGTGCTCGAATGGCACGCCCGGGCGCGGCTGCCGGGCGTAGCCGCGCGCCTGATCCCCGAAAACATGATGATGTGGACCGATACCGCCACATGGAACAACGTCGACCACGTCGTCCACTTCGAAATCACCGTCCCCGCGCTCAGCGACGCGGTGCGTGTCTCCGGCGTTAACCGATTCGAGGCCGAGGGATCGACGACGCGCGTGCGTATCGGGGGCGAGCTACGCATCGACATCGACAAGATTCACCACGTGCCTAAGGTGATCCTGCGAACGGTCGTGCCGACGATTGAAAGCTTCGCGCTTTCGCTCACCAAGCCGAACCTCATGGAAGCCAACCGCGGCGTGGAACGCTACATCGCGGCGCAGAAGGACAAGAAGGCGAAATAG